tagaaatagccaacactagtattagattagaatattgtttatgactgtccattgtcactatgtgtataccatgtacttgcaattagccctcgggcacgaacttgcaaataaacttctctatTTAAATAATTAAAATTGGCCGACCGtatataatgtgacaggggtattttGACACAGTAACGCCGGGCTGGTACCTCGAGTGTGATACGGGATACAtgtacaccgtgttgtatttatCACACTTTCACATTATGGTATGGTACAGTTCACAAAAAATATAGAAACAAAAACCTACAGAATAACCAAAGAAGCCCTTCAATGGTTAACAATGCAGTTGGTTCTGCTTGCCGTTCAAGGTTTATGTGTTGTACGTTAGGATTTGTACAAAGACACTAAGTCTTAAACGTTAGTTTTAAACCGCCTCACTTCGAGCAGTTGTCCAGGGTAGTAAAGAACATAAAACGCGTACTTCGGTATGTATTTATACAAGATAACAGACCATACGACTAGCTCGAGAACTGACGACAAGCGACAGCACCGTGCAGAGGTACACAAGCGGGCGGGCCGCGGTGGCCTTGCGACCGGGCGGTCACACTTGATCGACAGTTGGCTAACTTAGAAACCTCGTTCTATCTGGTACCCAAGTATAAAGAATATTCCAATATAAGgaggaaatgaaaacaaatatccgTTTCTACACCCCTTTGGTCACACAGGCAACATAGTAGCGGTTAGTCAACTGGTAGTAGAGTGTCTCTAAAAAGTGCTGCAgtatgtaaaatatttcaaacatttggtATGGCCAAGGTTTGAAGCCTCGCACTTCTGAATGCAAGACGTACAGTCATTAATACCCAGTGAGTAGCTGTGTGGTTGTTAACAGTCTTATTCACAGAAATGCCAAATACATGCATGAAAGCTGTTCTTGACTTCTTGCAAAATCCCTTCTTTCTTTATTTACGAGAGAACGCACGATGACTTAGGTTGAGGTTGAGGTGTTGGCGGAGGTGGAGCCGGTTTCGCCTTTATATTCGGATCAGTCAGACTCATCCAAATGGTCAGTAAGTTTTTGTCGATATCTGCATTTGGCTTCATGACACGGTAGTCGTTTCGATCAGGCCACGGAGTAAGCTCCTCACAGTACAGCGAAGTGATCTTGAATCGCACTTGGTTTCCGGTGAGTTTGAAGGCGGCAAGGGCTTCTTCAATACGTTTCTGTAGATGGAGGCGATTGGGACACTTGTCCTCCTTGGTCACCACCACCATGATCGGTACATCTACAGATGTTTAAATGAAAATCAAAGACAGTCAAAATCGGCATAAACTACAACCGGTCAGCACTCCAGGCTGAGGCTGAGACAATTTTTGGCACGCCTGGTATCATAGCATTACATGGCCTACCTTTGGAGGATATGGAAGTGTTGAAGTCTCTCCTTATCAATATTTCTATTACTGGTCTTTTGTGCACCCTGTCAAATTGCTATTTTCTAGACTAAAATATTTTGCCAATTGTTGGAGGATGAATTGATTTCCTGGCAAATAAACAAGGCCTTCTTATGCTCATCTTATACATTTCCCGGATTCTTGTTTCAAATGCATTATCGGTCACTTGTGTCTCCCTCCCGGTAGACCACACTGGAGTGCAGTCTACAGAGCAGAGAGTCATTTTGTATGGAGAACCTGGACCATGTTGGGCACTTGAGCCAAAAACAACGCAACGAAAATGCGGCTGCACTTAAAAGGTCTGCGAGGGCATATGGCATTGAGTGATAGTGTTGCTAAGAAAATATAAGAGTTTTACCGTGGCCTTGCTGTGCTCCTGACTTGATAGCTTCCACCAGATTGTTGGGAACGACCTTGTCTGCTGACAAGATGAAGACAACCCGGTCAAACGTCATTTGGTGATCTACTCGACTTCTGAATTTACTTCTGAGCTCATCTGGGGTTTGATCCATGCAATCGATGATATTGGTGCCTGATGGGATACGTCCGTCAAGTGTCAGGTAGACGATTGTAGAGTACGCTTCTTCGGTGGCATCAGGAAAACCGGCACAATCCCAAAAGATGATATTATTGTTGTAGTCTGGAATTGGGTGTGGTTCGTGTACCTCATGGCAGCTGCATAAGGAAAATATCATCACGTATGGTGTTATTGTCGCACATTCCTTGACTACTGCGCAAATGAGTTGAGAAAATACAACTAAACCGAAACCACTTTAATAGACATTTAAATGATAGACTTTATTAGAAACAGGCTGGTAACTTTTTGAGGACAACCGAAACAAATGAAAGACGACTCACTTTTCATCAAACATGATATATCTCTCCAGACACTTTGTCACACTACTGTCGCTTTGGCTGTAGTGTGCGATTTCGTGCCAAGTCCCAGTGACGGCCATACTCATCGAGTTGATGAAGGATGATTTTCCTGAGCCGGGCATGCCGACTATAAGGACGTTAAACTTCTTTCCAGGCTTTTTGCGGAAAATGTTGGCTAGGCGACGTTTCAGTTTGTCACGCAGTGACGGCTCCTGCGCCTCCGccattttgctgaaaaaaaattgtccatAGTACAACGTATACCGTTAGTTGCCGCTCGAATGCGCTTGCATGGGTGAAGTGCGAAAATCAGTTTAAAGTGCCTCTTCCAATGGAACCTAGAAGCTCTCAATTTCAAGTCAAACACTCTACCGGAGTAGGCCAAGTACAAGCTTCGTGTTGGTCTATGTAGTTACTTGggtttcaacaagaaaaaaatcggCATTGTTTACACTAGGTCTGGCTTCTCCGTAGTATATTTACATTGAAACCATAACCTTGGTTTTGGAAGATGAATTTCAATGGTAGATGACAGGGAAGACAATACCAAGTCCCTATTATCAGGGTAGGTCAGGTACAAGCTACATGGGTCAGTGGTCCTCAAAATATTCACCTGTCAATCAGTACACAAAAGAGCACTTACTCTaccctttctttctctctccttcTTTCTATACATATCTGAGGAAAATATTAGTTGCTGTCTAAAACGTCAGATACTTTGCCATACTTTCTCCAGTTGTTTGTAAACGATTATACTTTTGTATACTGTATCTTATCTTGATGTCTCTTACCTTCGTTGCCGTAACCCATCTAATTGTTAACATTGATTAGGACTAAAAGTCAAGAGAATCTGACATTAACTTATTACAAGGATACATCCTTATTTTTGATATCCAGAATTGATgccatttcattgttttgttgataGAAATCAGTTGGAGAATTGCACGTTTCAAAGTTCTTCTTTTGTGCTAATGTAAATACCTGGCACTGTTTTTCCCATGAGCAAAGACCATTTTCTGTTGATGTGACTGAGGTGGCACTTTGAAGGCATTAATTGTCTGGAATGAGAAAGTGAAACCCACTTTGGCAATTATGACTCAAAAACTGGACCAAAATAACATTTGTAACAACTTAGTACATGTTTACTtaataagtacattgtatctgAGCACCTTGCTTAGACGGCACTGTGGAAGGGGGGTGATGCCGTGGGCGTCAGAGGAAAACTGGCAAGAAAACATCAGAGATTGGACATCCCTCAACCTGCAGGAGAGACTGGCTGTAGCAGAAGACAAAAgggcctggagacaactctccatcttcatggctaccttgtcccccaaacgacctggaggtcaagggactaggtaggtaggtaggtatctTAGCATATCATCATGATACCTGGCATAAATTTGGTACTGTATAGATCATAAGACCCTCTTGAGCAGATGTTTGGAGGCCCTGGTAATGCATACATCACTGGCTAGTATTCATGGCACTGTCTTTAAATCACGTACACAATGACACGTCAACAATGTCTACCTATGTTATCAGGATTAAAATCCCGATAACACATCACTTTATGGTCTTTATGGCACTATTGTCACACATACATCATCTATTTGTTCATAATTTAGTAGGTGTCATAGAATAGTCGACACTACGGAACCCAAACAACACTTAGCATTCTTTCAAAGGGCACAAGGTTTTGGGAGATGGACTTCAATGGTAGGTGACAGGGACCGTAATAACAAGGCCCAGTTGTCAGGTAGCAGCCACACGGGTCAGTGCTCCTCAAAATTGGATATCGCTAACCTTCGTTGCTGTATAACCCATCTATTTCTTAACACCAATTAGGGCTAAAAGTTAAGAGAATCTGATATTAACTTATTACATGGATACAACCTTCTTAAGTTACTTttgatagtagtagtagtatccgtTGTTTGATTACACTGCTGCTGAGATCCCTGACGCAGGgataggcagcagtcggccagaATTAATgtgatttcattgttttgttgataGAAAGCAGTTGGAGAAATGCACGTTTCAAACTTCTCCTTTTGTGTTATGCATATAAAGTTAATTGGCACTTTTTCCCATATGCAAAGAACATATATCTGTTGATATGACTGAGGTGTCACTTTGAAGGCATTATTGGCTGGAAGGAGAAAGTGAAACCTACTTTGGCAATTATGACTCATAGAAACTGTCCAAAATAGCATCTGTAAGAGCGTACATGCAATTGATAAGTACCTTGTATCGTGGCACATCACTGCGATACCTGGTATAAAATTGGTACTGTTAGTATGGATCATGAAACCCTTTTGAGCAGATGTTTGGATTGGTTGGCTTTAATTTGTGACAGGGTTTAGAGGCCCTTGCAATGCATACATTACTGGCTCACCAGGTTTTCATGGCAGTCTTTGACATCACGTACATAAGGATATGTCAACAATGTCTACCTGTTATCAAGATTAAAACCCCAATAACACATCACATTATGGTCTTTATTGTGGCGCATGTCACGCAAACGTGAAAACAACACCGATGCATGTGTCATTAATTCCTATTTGCCCATAATTTATGGTAGGGTTGAAACCCTGACAACACATTGTGGGAAGTTGGTCAACACAGAACTCAAACAACACTCGGTTGGTACTCTTTTCAGCACAAGGATGTGTCAACATGGAGCCAAAGAACACATTAGAAAGCGAAGGATTTATGCACCCTTCTTTAACAAAGCATAGTTACCAAGTGTAGACCCACCATAATATGTAACATATTATAATTTTCGCCAGCAAAACGGGACCAACCTGccgttacatgtataaatgtattGTAACATACATGGAAGAATTTCAGTTAGTCAAATgaacatttcatcatcatccagtcgtgctggttgcacggatgaaCATGACTCTCTCCTATCCATCCCTATCCTCCACAGCCTCCGACAGATCTTCCACTGAGCAGCGTCTTTGTAAAGGTGGTGTAGATAAGTGTAAATAGGCTTTACATGGTCTTCCTATGCTTGGACGTCCATGTTTTGGTAACCATGGGAGCATTTACTGTGTGTGAAAAATCTGAAACATGGCATGTGTATGTACAGTCATATAATATAGCCTTTGAATAAATATGTCTGCTGGCACCGCTTCATTACCCTCCCACACAGGGCTGATCAAATAGCATACACAAATGCCTTACAGTGATGCCATATATTATTTGTAAGGTATTTATGCCCAGGCGGGATCAGACCCTGTGTGGGAGGGTGTGCTTAGTTGGTATTTTACTTCAGAGCTCTCAGCCTCTGGCCCTTTCACTTCTACACCAGACATACCAGTTCTTAATAAGTAAAGGAAAACCATACACAGACAGTTTACTTCTCAACCTTTATTTCTACTTTGAATTTCCACCCTTCTTAAGTGTTTTACATTGATAGTTTTTAATGGCAACCAAAAGTACACCCTCATGAATGTCAACAGCAACAAACATTAATCGAACCTCTAAGCTCAATTGTCTCCAACATCTAAGCACAGAGTGTTATGCATGACAAAGGTAAACTGTGTTCTCTAAGTTGTTCCTCGATGTTTAGCGGCAGTATCTGAACTCAAAATTTTCCCTCTGATCTTTGATTACTTCAGTTTGCTACTGACTTTCTTAGTGAAgagaaaatgaagaatataGTTTTTAACATCGTAACGAAAAGCTCAACAAAATCTGAACAAATAGAAAGCTTCCATCAGTTCCTCCACTGTCACATTACACAAAAACTCTCTTCTCAGCAGATGTTCAACTTCATCTGACTTTTGACCTCTCGCTTTGTGACCTTTAACCTTTTCTAGCAATGTTACTGCTGACAGCTGCATAAGCCAACCAATCAGATCTTTGGAACTGGTCAGGTGACCACCATCCCACAGTAGAAGATGGACCATGTTAGCAGCCACTCTGGCACTGGGTCTCTGTAAAACAATTGCAGCGAAGATTAGCTTAAATATACGAGTTTAGAATAACCTGTCTTGACTTTAATCCAAATGACCATTTTtaaattaatgtacatgtatatgcttagCTTGAATGATAGCATCATTTGAATCCGTTGGATAAATGTCCAGCCAAATTTGTAGCGTCAACTCTCAGAATTCCGCCATGGTAAACTAAGATGGTCACTGAAAGAAATGCAATCATGGAAGAATTCTCAAGACTGTCTTGGACAATATGAAGTGTGCATAGCTTGGTGATTAAATGCTGCATTTGTAAATATATAAttcaaaatttcttttcttACTGTCTTAATGTGTGCAGTAGAATAACTATAGTGTGAGAGTTATAGTTTGTGGATTTTGTCTCCCTGTGGACATTGCTCAAAACACTTATACAATCATAACTTATACAGCGCCCAATGTTgatgataaaaaagaaaaaaaaggcatgCTATTGTACAATGATACATATAATAGTTCACAAATACCTGTCTTGGGTCTCTCTTCAGTAGCAGTTTTATGATGTTGCAAAATTTCTCATCCACAGTGCCGGGCAGTGGGGGCAGGTCAGCTTCCCTGAATGTGCAGGTGTTCAATCTGGTGCCAGCTTCACTACTGTAGAAAGGGTTGTGCATGCCCAGGATTTCGTAGGCCAGTGCCCCAACTGCAAACACGTCTGATTTTGTGTAGTCAACACAGCTTCCTGGCCCCGGGGTAGCGGTTGCCACCTGTGATAATGTACAAAACAACATACTATAAATCGTGGTGGTTCACACATACCTTTTTAAATAAGTCTCCATCTTGCATTGAACAAGgctaacatcacatttccaaactagagcctggccgggctgtttgttaaaaccaaaaatagcataatcaaatcatttcatggagatatgaggtctccgaactcttgtttctactacatgtgtatgataATTTTTTCAGCAAACAAAAGGGTAAAAAGTCATGAAAAATGTATGCTGCCTAAGAGAAAAATCCCAGTCATTTCAGCCTCCAGGGAGCTATGTTGTTTACACATTCTTCACCAGTAACATAATATACCTATGGTAGGTACTGGTATATAAATCATTTAAGACTTTAAtggtaactgaagaaattagccaAAAAGGAGAATATATTGTCAGCCTCTGGATTTATGAATATGATGTTTTTGTATGTCTGGCTTTGGAGAAAACCCCAGTCAAAACAAAGTACTTATGAGGCAATATATAAatgacatttatatatatatattgacagTTTAAGAATGAGACAACAAAAGAGCCCCACAGTTACCCTGGTACAACTGTAAGATTTTCTCCTTCAGGCAATAATTTATCAGGCACAAATATCTCAAGTTGGCAGACATGTTTGCATGCCAGGGCTGTAACTGTACCTGTACGCTTTCTTGGAAGGCCCCCTCTGTAATTTCTCCATTCAAAGAGCATTCAAGCTTTGATGCAGAATTGATGAAGCAAACTAATAAACTCAAGTGTGACTTTTGTTTGCCTAGACTAGAAAATGCACGTCCTGTTGTTCATTACAACAAAGGTTGTATATATTATCTAAAATGTTAAGGTTAATTGAAGAAATTAGCCAAATGAATATATTAGCAGAAGAATTGGCCAACACCCTCTGGATTATacctacaaaaaaaattctgtcaagTAAAAAAACATTCAAGCATATGTATTGTCATATTGATCATAATGAATCATAATGTTTCATAATGAATGCCCACACATAATGTTTGTTGTATTATTTCAAGCTATATTGTACAGATAATCagatattgtaca
The window above is part of the Branchiostoma floridae strain S238N-H82 chromosome 14, Bfl_VNyyK, whole genome shotgun sequence genome. Proteins encoded here:
- the LOC118431013 gene encoding uncharacterized protein LOC118431013 produces the protein MPGSGKSSFINSMSMAVTGTWHEIAHYSQSDSSVTKCLERYIMFDENCHEVHEPHPIPDYNNNIIFWDCAGFPDATEEAYSTIVYLTLDGRIPSGTNIIDCMDQTPDELRSKFRSRVDHQMTFDRVVFILSADKVVPNNLVEAIKSGAQQGHDVPIMVVVTKEDKCPNRLHLQKRIEEALAAFKLTGNQVRFKITSLYCEELTPWPDRNDYRVMKPNADIDKNLLTIWMSLTDPNIKAKPAPPPPTPQPQPKSSCVLS